The Etheostoma spectabile isolate EspeVRDwgs_2016 chromosome 1, UIUC_Espe_1.0, whole genome shotgun sequence genome has a segment encoding these proteins:
- the LOC116688973 gene encoding uncharacterized protein LOC116688973 — MKAKALSVRECTWMSVECHLVDELHGDSQRNSRCLPNIFKSKKVKPLTRSQTGPSYQVYHTARELLLEVLDRGAVRKLIRRAAGVKAGATRPSYSQTREPGADLSEEEYAEALTLFSIVLQSGLFVGKDCRLGSELTLKLDGWQGILKRNSFQTNLLSLTRLEYEDKLEVLSAFCSHLTRRYQALYTPGHNLNVKKYRLSYEQGPSSLHLALLCDMSSGFICNMYLYCPKHLQRQSKKAVVEQVVGYLLRPFCSHRHLVQLDSSAWMEGRLTDIFSGLGFDIDFVPTVQRSSSSPPLIEDSLSQFVAHLQGWTGPALFPVSDLKGAVEDVFLPGIWVTLHIICINTFTLHTLQCQDSGRQVHLTEFTRALASKLAVDRSITVPVLQQLNSSYQHTSSTNPSKLRRNSISVENEKPGCSSAVKLQSGWNRPGVCGLDNSGNSCYLNAVLQCLCSTVPLVERLLNQDTRKELEKSTCRVAGMFVRLLEEMWLGRSSSCAPVEARSVLCSIFPQFNNYSQQDAQELLLFLLNALHDDLKKVAKRQMQSSRRPPRQDQIRNCAGATGESSTIVSHLFEGHLGYMTLCMHCNHQTHSTQTFTVLSLPIPTDIIKCCIQDCLSLFFEQTILTRGEQMLCSVCGMRRETAVLTYLDKPPEILMLHLKRFGCKGKNQVKLRTNVVFSMRLNLSPFLSSSVQNASYSSYRLYAVVNHTGHLNMGHYTALCHNALTRTWHCFDDSAIREVPDSLVQSPDAYVLLYSRKRFQKPKIHGL, encoded by the exons ATGAAGGCCAAGGCTTTGTCAGTGCGGGAGTGCACCTGGATGTCAGTGGAGTGCCACCTGGTGGATGAGCTGCATGGAGACTCCCAGAGGAACAGCCGGTGTTTACCAAACATCTTCAAGTCCAAAAAGGTGAAGCCGCTTACGAGGAGTCAGACTGGACCTAGTTACCAGGTCTACCATACAGCCAGAGAGCTCCTGCTGGAAGTGCTGGACAGAGGAGCTGTCCGGAAGTTGATCAGGAGAGCTGCTGGTGTGAAAGCAGGAGCGACCCGTCCGTCATACAGCCAGACCAGGGAGCCAGGTGCTGATCTCTCTGAGGAGGAGTATGCAGAGGCTTTAACGTTATTCTCTATAGTCCTACAGAGCGGTCTGTTTGTAGGAAAGGACTGCAGATTAGGCTCTGAGCTGACCCTAAAATTGGATGGATGGCAGGGCATCTTGAAGAGAAACAGCTTCCAGACCAACCTCCTGTCTCTGACCAGACTGGAATATGAAGACAAGTTGGAAGTCCTTTCTGCTTTCTGCAGCCACTTAACCAGGCGCTACCAGGCCTTATACACACCGGGTCACAACCTAAACGTGAAGAAATACAGACTTTCCTACGAGCAGGGGCCTTCCTCTCTCCATCTGGCCCTCCTCTGTGACATGAGCTCCGGGTTTATTTGTAACATGTATCTGTACTGTCCCAAGCATCTCCAGAGGCAGAGTAAGAAAGCTGTGGTTGAGCAGGTGGTCGGATACCTGCTGAGACCTTTTTGCAGCCACAGACACCTGGTTCAGCTGGACAGCTCTGCTTGGATGGAGGGCAGACTCACAGACATCTTCTCTGGCTTGGGTTTCGATATTGATTTTGTTCCAACTGTTCAAAGATCATCTTCATCTCCACCACTCATTGAGGACTCACTGTCTCAATTTGTAGCCCACCTGCAGGGCTGGACCGGAcctgctctgtttcctgtgtCAGACCTGAAGGGAGCAGTGGAAGATGTGTTTCTCCCGGGCATCTGGGTGACACTACATATCATCTGCATCAACACGTTTACGCTTCACACTCTGCAGTGCCAGGACTCAGGCAGGCAGGTCCACCTGACGGAGTTCACCAGGGCTCTGGCCTCAAAGCTGGCTGTGGACCGCAGCATCACTGTGCCTGTTCTGCAACAACTGAACAGCTCATACCAACACACAAGTTCAACAAATCCTTCTAAGCTAAG GAGGAATTCCATCAGTGTGGAAAATGAGAAACCAGGCTGCAGCTCTGCAGTGAAGCTGCAGTCGGGCTGGAACAGACCAGGAGTGTGCGGTTTGGATAACTCCGGCAACTCCTGCTACTTAAATGCTGTGTTACAGTGTCTGTGTTCCACTGTGCCCCTCGTGGAGCGCCTCCTTAATCAGGACACTCGCAAAGAGCTGGAAAA GTCTACGTGCCGGGTGGCCGGGATGTTTGTCCGCCTGCTGGAGGAGATGTGGCTGGGAAGGAGCTCCAGCTGTGCCCCTGTGGAGGCCAGGTCTGTGCTGTGCTCCATCTTCCCCCAGTTCAACAACTACTCCCAGCAAGATGCCCAGGAACTGCTGCTCTTTCTCCTCAACGCACTACACGACGACCTCAAAAAG GTTGCGAAGCGCCAGATGCAATCCTCAAGACGACcaccaagacaagaccagattAGGAACTGTGCCGGCGCAACGGGGGAGTCCAGCACCATTGTCTCACATCTGTTTGAGGGTCATCTGGGCTACATGACCCTCTGCATGCACTGCAACcaccagacacacagcacacagaccTTCACTGTACTCTCACTGCCAATTCCAACAGACATCATTAAGTGTTGCATTCAG GACTGCCTGTCACTGTTCTTCGAGCAGACTATCCTGACTAGAGGAGAGCAGATGTTGTGTTCCGTATGTGGGATGAGGAGAGAAACAGCAGTCCTCACTTATTTGGACAAACCTCCCGAAATCCTGATGTTGCACCTCAAACG GTTTGGTTGTAAGGGGAAGAACCAGGTGAAACTGAGGACGAATGTCGTGTTCTCCATGAGGCTCAATCTCTCACCGTTTCTATCCAGCTCAGTACAGAACGCCTCATATTCTTCATACCGCCTATATGCTGTTGTG AACCACACAGGTCATCTTAACATGGGTCACTACACAGCTCTGTGCCACAACGCCCTGACTCGGACCTGGCACTGTTTTGACGACTCAGCAATCCGAGAGGTACCAGACAGCCTCGTGCAATCTCCAGATGCCTACGTGCTGCTCTACAGCCGTAAGCGCTTTCAAAAGCCCAAGATCCACGGACTCTGA